A stretch of DNA from Micromonospora peucetia:
CCGCACCGGCCGCGCCGATAGGCTCGGCCGGTGCGTCGTACTCCTGACCGGATCAGTCGGACGCTCGCCGTCGCGGCGGCGGTGGTCACGCTGCTGTTCGCCTGCACCACCGATCCCGCCGAGCCCCGGCAGGGCGAGCGCGACGGCCTGCGCCCGGGCAGCGTCGACCTCGCCGACCCGTACGTGCCCGGCGCCGGCAACGGCGGTTACGACGTCTCGCACTACCGGCTGGCCGTCCGGTACGACCCGGCGACCGACCGGCTGACCGGGCGGGCGAAGGTCATGGCGACGGCGACCCACGGGCTGTCCCGGTTCACCCTCGACCTCGCCGGCCTCGACGTCACCGCGGTCACGATGGGCGGCAGCCGCGCCGAGCACCGGCGGGAGGGCGACGAACTGGTGGTCACCCCGCGCCACGGCCTCCCGCAGGGACAGCGGTTCGCGGTCGAGGTCGACTATTCCGGGGTGCCGGCGGCGAAGGCCGACGGGCAATTCGGCAGCGGCGGCTTCCTGCACACCGCCGACGGCGCGGTCGCACTCGGGCAGCCCTGGTCGGCGGCCACCTGGTTCCCGGTCAACGACCACCCGTCCGACAAGGCCACGTACGACATCGAGGTGACCGTCCCGGACGGGCTGGCCGCGCTGAGCAACGGGGTGCCGGGGGAGAAGACCAGCGCCGCCGGCTGGACCACCTGGCGGTGGGCCGAGGGGACGCCGATGGCCAGCTACCTGACCACCCTGGTGATCGGCGACTACCGGGTGGAGACCGGCACGCACGCCGGCAGACCGATGGTCACGGCGGTGCCGGCGAGCCTGCCGGCGACCGGGCCGGAGGCCGCCTCGCTGGCCCGCACCGGCGAGATCGCCGACTTCCTGGCCAGCAGGTTCGGGCCGTACCCGTTCGACTCCTACGGCGGCGTCGTGGTCACCGACGCCCGGGTCGGCTACGCGTTGGAGACCCAGTCCCGACCGGTCTACGGGCCGGGCTTCTTCCGGGGCGGGCGACCCAACCCGGGCGTGGTCGCGCACGAGCTGGCCCACCAGTGGTTCGGCAACAGCGTGACGCTGAGCCGGTGGAGCGACATCTGGCTCAACGAGGGCTTCGCCAGCTACGCGGAGTGGCTGTGGGAG
This window harbors:
- a CDS encoding M1 family metallopeptidase encodes the protein MRRTPDRISRTLAVAAAVVTLLFACTTDPAEPRQGERDGLRPGSVDLADPYVPGAGNGGYDVSHYRLAVRYDPATDRLTGRAKVMATATHGLSRFTLDLAGLDVTAVTMGGSRAEHRREGDELVVTPRHGLPQGQRFAVEVDYSGVPAAKADGQFGSGGFLHTADGAVALGQPWSAATWFPVNDHPSDKATYDIEVTVPDGLAALSNGVPGEKTSAAGWTTWRWAEGTPMASYLTTLVIGDYRVETGTHAGRPMVTAVPASLPATGPEAASLARTGEIADFLASRFGPYPFDSYGGVVVTDARVGYALETQSRPVYGPGFFRGGRPNPGVVAHELAHQWFGNSVTLSRWSDIWLNEGFASYAEWLWEEHDGGRTAQRNFELEYAGTDWSRPSVDPGRSQLFGAAVYKRGALAVHALRRTVGDDTFFRILRTWTAERRGGNATTADLVVLAERVAGKPLRPIFDAWLVGARAPALP